Proteins from a genomic interval of Daphnia pulex isolate KAP4 chromosome 4, ASM2113471v1:
- the LOC124192577 gene encoding RNA transcription, translation and transport factor protein-like: MFKRKLQALGFPNPDTLNTADEKQFRSTIVWLEDQKVRRYKIEDRESLRNTTAEQWNQAFEQYLKDLDCPFANGSRPEIVDWLLGLAVQFEFNEKPESYTSSPKIQQQTSQQSNPLDNLDFESEDFKVGVVELANLLQVPRHPDHLMTLEGICNVIQEKLSQDALKEALKTKNPGNPVQFENISFGLDIKSPNVSSAANVLRYLFIHDLRDLQTKINECLVCVQALTANPKTDTKLGKVGF; encoded by the exons ATGTTCAAGCGAAAATTACAAGCATTGGGTTTTCCTAATCCCGATACCTTGAATACTGCAG ACGAAAAGCAATTTCGAAGCACTATTGTTTGGCTGGAAGATCAGAAGGTACGCCGCTACAAGATTGAAGATAGGGAATCTCTAAGGAATACAACTGCCGAACAGTGGAACCAAGCTTTTGAACAATATTTGAAGGATCTGGATTGCCCTTTTGCCAATGGTTCTAGGCCGGAAATTGTAGACTGGCTTCTTGGGCTGGCAGTGCAATTTGAGTTCAATGAGAAACCCGAAAGCTACACTTCAAGTCCTAAGATTCAACAACAAACTTCTCAGCAATCAAATCCACTTGACAACTTGGATT TTGAAAGTGAAGATTTCAAAGTTGGGGTTGTTGAATTGGCTAACCTTCTTCAAGTTCCCAGACATCCAGATCATCTAATGACATTAGAAGGAATTTGCAATGTAATCCAAGAAAAGTTAAGTCAAGATGCATTGAAAGAGGCCTTGAAGACCAAGAATCCAGGAAACCCTgttcaatttgaaaacatcAGCTTTGGCTTGGACATAAAATCCCCCAATGTAAGCAGTGCTGCAAATGTCCTTcgttatttattcattcatgaTCTAAGAGATCTCCAAACCAAAATCAATGAGTGCCTTGTATGTGTTCAAGCTCTCACTGCTAATCCCAAAACAGACACAAAATTGGGGAAAGTTGGATTTTGA